In Marivivens aquimaris, one genomic interval encodes:
- the cydB gene encoding cytochrome d ubiquinol oxidase subunit II has translation MPIAEGVSFDLTLAWAMLIALAVLIYVILDGFDLGLGMLFAVEKDRKNRDVMMNSVAPVWDGNETWLILGGGGLFAAFPLAYATILPATYIPVIIMLLALIFRGVAFEFRWRTERWKPVWDAAFIGGSTLAAFAQGMILGALLQGLDIDKATRSYVGGGWGWLTPFSLFVGLAVVFGYALLGATWLVMKTEGPLQERMRKRARLLSIITVIFIGLVSIWTPFLQDGYFSRWFSGFGIGLAVLVALVTLLMLALLQLTLRSGGEEVWPFIISLALFALCFVGMGVSMFPYIVPTEITIYEAAAPRASQLFMIVGASVLIPIILIYTGLAYWVFRGKVDPEKGYH, from the coding sequence ATGCCGATTGCAGAAGGTGTCTCTTTCGACCTGACCCTCGCGTGGGCGATGCTGATCGCGCTGGCGGTTCTGATCTACGTCATCCTCGACGGCTTCGACCTCGGCCTCGGCATGCTGTTCGCAGTTGAAAAGGACCGCAAGAACCGCGATGTGATGATGAACTCCGTCGCGCCTGTGTGGGACGGGAACGAGACGTGGCTGATCCTTGGCGGCGGGGGGCTCTTTGCGGCCTTCCCCTTGGCCTACGCGACGATCCTACCTGCGACGTATATCCCAGTGATTATCATGCTACTCGCATTGATTTTCAGGGGCGTTGCCTTCGAGTTCCGGTGGCGGACCGAACGGTGGAAGCCTGTCTGGGACGCGGCTTTCATCGGCGGCTCGACCCTCGCGGCATTCGCGCAGGGCATGATCCTCGGCGCGCTCCTTCAGGGGCTGGATATCGACAAGGCGACCCGTTCCTACGTCGGCGGCGGTTGGGGGTGGCTGACGCCGTTCAGCTTGTTCGTCGGCCTCGCGGTTGTTTTCGGCTACGCGCTGCTTGGTGCAACGTGGCTCGTGATGAAGACCGAAGGTCCACTGCAAGAACGGATGCGCAAGCGTGCGCGGTTGCTTTCGATCATCACGGTCATCTTCATCGGGCTCGTCAGCATTTGGACCCCGTTCCTCCAAGACGGCTATTTCAGCCGCTGGTTCAGCGGATTTGGCATCGGCCTCGCGGTGCTGGTCGCGCTTGTGACCCTACTAATGCTGGCGCTCCTGCAACTCACGCTCCGCAGTGGCGGCGAGGAAGTCTGGCCGTTCATCATCTCGCTCGCGCTGTTCGCGCTGTGCTTTGTGGGTATGGGCGTGTCGATGTTCCCCTACATCGTACCCACCGAAATTACGATCTACGAGGCTGCTGCGCCGCGCGCGAGCCAGCTCTTCATGATCGTCGGAGCAAGCGTTCTGATCCCGATCATCTTGATCTATACGGGCCTTGCCTATTGGGTTTTCCGCGGCAAAGTCGATCCGGAAAAAGGATATCACTGA
- a CDS encoding cytochrome ubiquinol oxidase subunit I, with amino-acid sequence MLGSFDAVLLARLQFAFTVSFHFLFPAFTIGLASYLAVLNGLWLYTKKQHYLDLFRYWIKIFALAFAMGVVSGIVMSYQFGTNWSVFADRAGPVIGAPMAYEVLSAFFLEAGFLGIMLFGRDRVGPTLHMVACLAVAFGTFFSAFWILSVNSWMQTPAGFSIDPDTNQFLPEDFWQIVFNPSFPYRLAHTVTAAYLTTAFIVGGVGAWHLLRYKRRGDQPSQATKTMFSMAMWMATIVAPVQIFLGDAHGLNTMEHQPQKVMAMEGHFESHPEGWAPLYLFGIPNEETQTLDYAVGIPGVSSLILGHSFDAPIMGLDSIPDDEQPPVAIVFWSFRIMVALGFAMLGVGMWSLLARYRKRLYEAPWLHRAAVLMTPSGLVAVLAGWVTTEVGRQPYTVYGLLRTSDSAAPLEAAAVGATLVAFIVIYTAVFGAGTYYILRLMGHPPHTSEARYKDVVDGPTRTAGITPVTEELMRRHTKEEE; translated from the coding sequence ATGCTCGGTTCCTTCGACGCGGTGCTGCTGGCACGCCTGCAATTCGCCTTTACGGTTTCATTCCACTTCCTGTTTCCCGCCTTCACCATCGGTCTGGCGAGCTATCTGGCGGTGTTGAACGGGCTGTGGCTTTACACGAAAAAGCAGCACTACCTCGACCTCTTCCGCTACTGGATCAAAATCTTCGCGCTCGCCTTTGCGATGGGCGTCGTGTCGGGCATCGTGATGTCCTACCAGTTCGGCACCAACTGGTCGGTGTTTGCGGACAGGGCAGGGCCGGTCATCGGCGCGCCGATGGCCTACGAGGTGCTTTCCGCGTTCTTCCTCGAAGCGGGCTTCCTCGGCATCATGCTCTTTGGCCGCGACCGTGTTGGGCCGACGCTGCATATGGTGGCCTGTCTGGCTGTGGCGTTCGGCACCTTCTTCTCGGCCTTCTGGATTCTTTCGGTCAATTCGTGGATGCAAACGCCTGCAGGTTTCAGCATCGACCCCGATACCAACCAGTTCCTGCCCGAGGACTTCTGGCAGATCGTATTCAACCCGTCCTTCCCGTACCGTCTGGCCCATACTGTCACTGCGGCCTACCTGACCACTGCGTTCATCGTGGGCGGCGTCGGTGCATGGCACCTGCTGCGTTACAAGCGGCGCGGTGATCAGCCGAGCCAAGCGACGAAAACCATGTTTTCCATGGCGATGTGGATGGCGACGATCGTGGCGCCGGTCCAGATTTTTCTTGGCGATGCGCATGGCCTTAATACGATGGAGCACCAGCCGCAGAAGGTCATGGCGATGGAGGGACACTTCGAAAGCCATCCCGAAGGCTGGGCGCCGCTCTACCTCTTTGGCATTCCGAACGAGGAAACGCAGACGCTCGACTATGCTGTCGGCATTCCGGGTGTGTCGTCGCTGATCCTCGGCCATAGCTTTGACGCGCCGATTATGGGCCTCGATAGTATTCCGGACGATGAACAGCCGCCCGTGGCTATCGTCTTCTGGTCCTTCCGCATCATGGTCGCGCTGGGCTTTGCAATGCTGGGCGTGGGCATGTGGTCGCTGTTGGCGCGTTACCGCAAGAGGCTGTACGAAGCGCCATGGCTCCACCGCGCGGCAGTGCTGATGACGCCGTCCGGCCTTGTCGCGGTGCTGGCAGGCTGGGTCACGACAGAGGTCGGCCGCCAGCCCTATACGGTCTACGGACTGCTGCGCACGTCGGACTCTGCGGCCCCTCTAGAGGCAGCTGCTGTGGGCGCGACGCTGGTTGCATTCATCGTCATTTATACGGCGGTCTTCGGGGCAGGCACCTATTACATCCTGCGCCTCATGGGCCATCCGCCGCATACTTCCGAAGCACGTTACAAAGACGTGGTTGACGGCCCGACACGGACGGCGGGCATCACGCCCGTGACCGAAGAGCTCATGCGCCGCCACACGAAAGAGGAGGAGTAA
- a CDS encoding AraC family transcriptional regulator, translating to MTGRTKLLLARDTSRYTQSMKELTVATGLARTYVDYAHKHGANREALLAEAGLTGVDLGDQDGRIPLETYKNLIRTAQQMTGDPAFVLHHAMDTEIEEISVVGLIVHSCRTMGESLMQLNRYGKLMVEVDVMDGAERFSTEFSPEGVWIIDNRPDPNSFIELTEGSFARFVSEFTREFPDKPFAKAMEFTYAPPSYAEEYALMRCLVTFNAARNAMLIDAAWLGQEFDEHIGYVFGLFTERADALMAELESRTSLRAKIEAALMPVLHKGDISVEAVASDMGMSRQTLYRRLRDEGVTFAELLDGLRCRMASDYLTARKVSINETAYLVGFSEASSFVRAFKRWTGKTPADFRKGATLGHS from the coding sequence ATGACCGGACGTACCAAGCTATTGCTTGCTCGTGACACTTCCCGTTACACCCAGAGCATGAAAGAACTGACTGTCGCCACAGGTTTGGCGCGAACTTATGTGGATTATGCGCATAAACATGGCGCGAACCGCGAGGCGCTGCTGGCCGAGGCGGGCCTGACCGGCGTTGACCTTGGCGATCAGGACGGGCGTATCCCGTTGGAGACCTACAAAAACCTGATCCGCACAGCGCAGCAGATGACGGGCGATCCCGCGTTCGTCCTTCATCATGCGATGGACACCGAGATCGAGGAGATTTCGGTCGTCGGGCTCATCGTCCATTCCTGCCGCACGATGGGCGAGTCGCTCATGCAACTGAACCGCTACGGCAAGCTGATGGTCGAAGTGGACGTGATGGACGGGGCCGAGCGTTTTTCGACCGAATTTTCGCCCGAAGGCGTCTGGATCATCGATAACCGGCCCGATCCGAACAGCTTTATCGAACTGACCGAAGGCAGCTTTGCTCGCTTCGTCAGCGAATTCACCCGCGAGTTTCCGGACAAGCCCTTTGCCAAAGCGATGGAGTTCACCTACGCGCCGCCGAGCTACGCCGAGGAATACGCGCTGATGCGCTGCCTAGTGACGTTTAATGCGGCGCGCAACGCGATGCTGATCGACGCCGCGTGGCTGGGGCAGGAATTTGACGAACACATCGGCTATGTCTTCGGGCTATTTACCGAACGCGCCGACGCGCTGATGGCCGAACTGGAAAGCCGCACCTCGCTGCGCGCTAAGATCGAAGCGGCCCTGATGCCCGTCCTCCACAAAGGCGACATCTCGGTCGAGGCGGTTGCGAGCGACATGGGTATGAGCCGCCAGACGCTCTATCGTCGTCTGCGCGACGAAGGCGTGACATTCGCCGAACTGCTCGACGGGCTGCGTTGCCGGATGGCATCGGATTATCTGACGGCGCGCAAGGTCTCGATCAACGAGACGGCTTATCTCGTCGGCTTCTCCGAAGCGTCGTCTTTTGTGAGGGCATTCAAGCGCTGGACGGGCAAAACGCCCGCCGACTTCAGAAAAGGTGCGACGCTGGGACACAGCTAA
- a CDS encoding phosphogluconate dehydrogenase C-terminal domain-containing protein → MTNVAVFGAGGKMGVRCSLNLAKTSFNVSHVEVSEVGRARLKDAVGVDCVDADVAIKDADVVLLAVPDTAIGVVAKGIVDKLNPGTMVVILDAAAPFAGHLPEREDITYFVTHPCHPMIFHNEETEAARLDRFGGVAHPQGVVNALMQGPEEHYAVGDEIAKAIYAPVRTTYRVTVEQMAYLEPGLSETVCASLLVVMKQAMDEVVKTGVSEECAKDFLLGHMNILGAVIFGVQEGQFSDACNKAIEFGIPALMKDDWKSVFERDEIMESIKRIT, encoded by the coding sequence ATGACTAATGTGGCTGTATTCGGCGCCGGCGGGAAAATGGGGGTGCGGTGCTCACTCAATCTGGCCAAGACGTCCTTCAATGTGTCCCACGTCGAGGTGAGCGAAGTCGGTCGCGCGCGTCTGAAAGATGCCGTTGGTGTCGACTGCGTTGACGCCGACGTCGCAATCAAAGACGCCGACGTCGTTCTGCTCGCTGTTCCGGATACCGCGATTGGTGTCGTGGCCAAGGGCATCGTCGACAAACTGAACCCCGGCACGATGGTCGTGATCCTCGACGCTGCTGCGCCGTTCGCGGGTCACCTGCCGGAGCGCGAAGACATCACCTATTTCGTCACGCACCCGTGCCACCCGATGATTTTCCATAACGAAGAAACCGAAGCTGCGCGCCTCGACCGTTTCGGCGGCGTTGCCCACCCGCAGGGCGTTGTGAATGCGCTGATGCAAGGGCCGGAAGAGCACTATGCTGTTGGTGATGAGATCGCGAAGGCGATCTACGCACCCGTCCGCACGACCTACCGCGTGACCGTCGAACAGATGGCCTATCTGGAACCGGGTCTGTCGGAGACGGTCTGCGCCTCGCTGCTCGTCGTGATGAAGCAGGCGATGGACGAAGTCGTGAAGACCGGCGTGTCCGAAGAATGTGCGAAGGACTTCCTCCTCGGTCACATGAACATCCTCGGCGCGGTGATCTTCGGTGTTCAGGAAGGTCAGTTCTCTGACGCGTGCAACAAGGCGATCGAGTTCGGTATTCCGGCGCTGATGAAAGACGACTGGAAGAGCGTCTTTGAACGCGACGAGATCATGGAAAGCATCAAGCGCATTACTTGA
- a CDS encoding four-carbon acid sugar kinase family protein yields MIVAPKLTWFGDDFTGAAAVMEVLAFAGIDTILFADMPDAALMERFAGCDAIGIASTARTEGPEWMEAHLPAAFEFLKATGAPILHYKVCSTFDSSPSTGNIGRATEIGLNVTGAKAAPMVTAAPQMRRYQAFGNLFAGTFDGVFRLDRHPVMSQHPVTPMAEADLLAHLSEQTDLSSGLIDLEALWSDPAPRLAELLESGARVISIDSMEGRSEAAAGKLIWDNRDDLSFVVGSQGIEFALIRHWLNEGIIPSPAPLTSAGKVDQIAVVSGSVSPSTAQQIDWAASNGFEVIRFDAAAMVERPADTESLIAKAVLQSLEAISNGLSPLVCSATGPSDPAVAAVREASAKTGTPMDDINRNIGITLGRILDEVLRKSNIRRAVISGGDTSGHGMRALGLKAIKAIAPTIPGASLCVGYGGEHHDGLEIALKGGQMGSLDFFGWIRDGGGPR; encoded by the coding sequence ATGATTGTGGCCCCAAAGTTGACGTGGTTTGGTGACGATTTCACCGGCGCAGCCGCAGTTATGGAAGTTCTCGCCTTTGCCGGTATAGACACAATCCTCTTTGCGGATATGCCCGATGCTGCCCTGATGGAGAGGTTCGCGGGCTGCGACGCCATCGGAATCGCCTCCACCGCGCGCACCGAAGGGCCGGAGTGGATGGAGGCCCATCTGCCCGCCGCTTTCGAGTTCCTCAAAGCCACCGGCGCGCCGATCCTCCACTACAAAGTCTGCTCGACCTTCGACTCATCGCCCAGCACCGGCAACATCGGCCGCGCGACCGAGATCGGCCTTAACGTGACGGGAGCCAAGGCAGCGCCGATGGTCACCGCCGCCCCGCAGATGCGCCGTTATCAGGCCTTCGGCAACCTGTTCGCGGGCACGTTCGACGGCGTGTTCCGCCTCGACCGGCATCCAGTCATGTCGCAGCACCCCGTGACCCCGATGGCAGAGGCTGACCTGTTGGCGCACCTCTCCGAACAGACGGACCTCAGTTCCGGCTTAATCGACCTTGAAGCCCTCTGGTCCGATCCAGCGCCGCGGTTGGCGGAACTGCTGGAGAGCGGCGCACGCGTGATCTCCATCGACAGCATGGAGGGCCGCTCCGAAGCCGCCGCAGGGAAGCTGATCTGGGACAACCGCGATGACTTGTCGTTCGTGGTTGGGTCACAAGGCATCGAGTTCGCGCTCATCCGACACTGGTTGAATGAAGGCATCATCCCCAGCCCTGCCCCGCTGACCTCCGCTGGCAAGGTCGACCAGATCGCTGTTGTGTCCGGCTCTGTCTCGCCCAGCACCGCGCAACAGATCGACTGGGCTGCGTCGAACGGGTTCGAGGTCATTCGTTTTGACGCCGCCGCGATGGTCGAACGCCCTGCGGACACGGAAAGCCTGATCGCCAAAGCCGTTCTGCAATCGCTCGAAGCCATATCGAACGGCCTCAGCCCGCTGGTCTGCTCCGCCACCGGCCCCAGCGATCCTGCAGTCGCCGCCGTGCGCGAGGCGTCCGCAAAAACCGGCACGCCTATGGACGACATCAACCGCAACATCGGCATCACCCTCGGGCGTATCCTCGACGAGGTTCTGCGGAAATCGAACATCCGCCGCGCAGTCATTTCCGGCGGCGACACATCCGGACACGGGATGCGCGCACTCGGTCTCAAAGCGATCAAGGCCATCGCTCCGACCATTCCGGGCGCATCGCTCTGCGTCGGTTACGGCGGCGAACATCACGACGGGCTGGAGATCGCCCTCAAAGGCGGCCAGATGGGAAGTTTGGATTTCTTCGGCTGGATCCGTGACGGCGGCGGACCGCGTTAG
- the nanR gene encoding transcriptional regulator NanR — MIPTANKKADADKIVRRKLSDQVLDKLREMILSRELRPGDFMPSERALMERFGVGRPAVREALQSLHNSGLISINHGERSRVNAIDASTVLSQSDEVARMVLSAAPANLEHLKHARQMFELGMVRVAAQKASAEDIADLRAILEEQEGLRDDPTAFIEADMRFHTRLAEMTENPIIVSVSQAMLSWLFEYHVNLLHWSGKEDVTLAEHEELINQIEKHDVTTAVETMARHLERSANVFEPKS, encoded by the coding sequence ATGATCCCGACGGCAAACAAGAAAGCGGACGCGGACAAGATCGTCCGCCGCAAGCTGTCGGATCAGGTGCTGGATAAACTGCGCGAGATGATCCTTTCGCGCGAGCTTCGCCCTGGTGACTTCATGCCGTCTGAGCGTGCGCTGATGGAGCGTTTCGGCGTGGGCCGTCCCGCCGTCCGCGAGGCGCTGCAATCACTGCACAACAGCGGTCTGATCAGCATTAACCATGGCGAGCGTTCGCGTGTGAACGCCATCGACGCGAGCACGGTTCTGAGCCAGTCCGACGAGGTTGCCCGTATGGTCCTTAGCGCGGCTCCGGCGAACCTCGAACACCTCAAACACGCGCGCCAGATGTTCGAACTGGGCATGGTGCGGGTCGCGGCGCAAAAAGCGAGCGCCGAGGATATCGCCGATTTGCGGGCGATTCTTGAGGAACAAGAGGGCCTCCGCGATGATCCGACTGCGTTTATCGAGGCCGATATGCGGTTTCACACCCGCCTTGCCGAAATGACGGAAAACCCGATCATCGTGTCGGTGTCACAGGCAATGCTGAGCTGGCTGTTCGAATATCACGTCAATCTGTTGCACTGGTCTGGCAAGGAAGACGTGACGCTGGCCGAGCACGAAGAGCTGATCAATCAGATCGAAAAACATGATGTGACCACCGCGGTCGAAACCATGGCGCGTCACCTTGAACGTTCTGCCAACGTGTTCGAGCCGAAATCCTAA